Proteins encoded in a region of the Salmo trutta chromosome 34, fSalTru1.1, whole genome shotgun sequence genome:
- the LOC115173348 gene encoding uncharacterized protein LOC115173348 produces the protein MRSSHSFITQISHTGLQKSLQAGLSSSSPSEIASMSSQNTAPGLVETFVKGMVTIFQKNESTDTVLLERSGRVLQCSHGGSQLDDTELSVQISEEKLWSTAKTICVNMKNILKDFFTGLKPSGSERTENASSKETLGEILVAIQSEISNLGRIKDSRELLQINDMVGTMLKEVEKSEDDSEQVCQDIPRTCSSLSTSLKGRSSLSSSSKGPRSECELEINLPGTPIPDGVPFDLTCPIIRSSCIDTRDSKMPEISTSDLRTKMMAHTDEPLHRNSPMTDSSRPPSAKASFRSSTTPSFTSKGTSLVPKGDGIDIEEKEVSIPSSSGHLRELLINPDISSATAFPLQYLMDSSKDDVICFVTVLVIRLLSKIRPSALDGPFQQAPDMTETSQQLIRQVLSEFCAASRFSRTQEYSQNLHIHRVFRGVHKNLMEEFGSYNTLQAAISSQDPAFDRVLVKSLTQQLVQGRKEASRPASAATNPADQAETERGAEQKARRSFLCFSMTKLRINFKRSKRGNKKDCHSVQEQTEITSTDGHCIAPHIEAHGAESPVGEVSPSISQPIKKQSLIVRVFSAMMKPFRRFTKKNL, from the exons ATGAGATCCAGTCATTCCTTTATCACACAGATCAGCCATACTGGTCTTCAGAAAAGTCTGCAGGCTGGCTTATCATCTAGCTCGCCATCAGAGATTGCCTCCATGTCCTCTCAGAATACAGCCCCTGGATTAGTGGAAACCTTTGTCAAAGGAATGGTGACTATTTTCCAGAAAAATGAGTCCACTGACACTGTGCTCCTGGAAAGAAGTGGGAGAGTTTTGCAGTGCTCCCACGGGGGCTCCCAACTGGATGATACTGAATTGAGTGTTCAAATATCAGAAGAGAAGCTTTGGTCAACAGCTAAGACCATCTGCGTCAATATGAAGAACATACTTAAGGATTTCTTCACAGGGCTGAAGCCATCCGGATCCGAAAGGACAGAAAATGCTTCTTCCAAAGAGACCCTTGGGGAAATCCTGGTTGCTATCCAGAGTGAAATCTCAAACTTAGGGCGAATTAAGGATTCCAGGGAGCTCCTTCAGATCAACGATATGGTAGGAACTATGCTGAAGGAGGTTGAGAAAAGTGAGGATGACAGTGAACAAGTCTGCCAAGACATCCCTAGAACCTGTTCATCTTTGTCCACTTCTTTGAAGGGTCGTAGTTCCTTGTCTAGCTCTTCAAAGGgtcctaggtcagagtgtgagtTAGAGATCAACCTCCCTGGCACTCCCATCCCTGACGGAGTGCCTTTTGATCTGACCTGCCCCATCATCAGGAGCTCCTGCATCGACACCAGGGACTCTAAAATGCCAGAGATTTCTACAAGTGACCTAAGGACAAAGATGATGGCACACACAGATGAACCCCTGCATCGTAACAGTCCAATGACTGACAGCAGCCGACCACCGAGTGCTAAAGCCTCTTTTCGATCCTCCACTACTCCATCTTTCACCAGCAAGGGAACCTCTTTGGTACCAAAGGGAGATGGGATTGACATTGAAGAGAAGGAGGTGAGCATCCCCAGCAGCTCTGGCCATCTGAGGGAGCTCTTAATCAACCCAGACATCAGCAGTGCCACTGCATTCCCACTGCAGTACTTGATGGACTCCAGCAAAGATGAtgtcatctgttttgtcaccgTACTGGTGATAAGGTTGCTATCGAAGATCAGACCCTCAGCCCTAGATGGACCCTTCCAACAGGCACCAGACATGACAGAAACATCTCAGCAACTCATCAGACAAGTCCTGTCTGAGTTCTGTGCTGCATCCAGATTCTCCAGGACACAGGAATATTCCCAGAACCTGCACATCCACAGGGTGTTCAGAGGTGTACATAAAAACTTGATGGAGGAGTTTGGCTCTTATAACACCCTGCAAGCAGCTATTTCCTCCCAGGACCCTGCATTTGACAGAGTCCTGGTAAAGTCCTTGACCCAGCAGCTGGTACAGGGACGCAAGGAGGCGTCAAGACCAGCTTCTGCTGCAACAAACCCAGCAGACCaggctgagacagagaggggggctgAGCAGAAAGCAAGAAGGAGCTTCCTTTGCTTTTCAATGACCAAACTCAGGATCAACTTCAAG CGTTCCAAGAGAGGAAACAAAAAGGACTGCCATTCAGTCCAGGAACAGACTGAGATTACCTCTACTGATGGACATTGCATAG ctccacacATTGAggctcatggtgctgaatctcCAGTTGGAGAGgtttctccctccatatctcagcCTATCAAAAAACAATCCTTGATTGTCAGGGTCTTTTCAGCAATGATGAAGCCATTCAGGCGCTTCACCAAGAAGAACCTGTAA